A part of Anabas testudineus chromosome 9, fAnaTes1.2, whole genome shotgun sequence genomic DNA contains:
- the dok2 gene encoding docking protein 2 has translation MEGDIRKQGMLYLQQQRFGKKWKRVWCMLFRESSCSISRLEFFECKDAGPLEKNDKTLRKQQEHKKVIRLADCIRVTEVEADGCPRDTGPFLVETTEKIYMFAADRNQVEDWTHKLCEIAFPMSWVEHGPKRGSLHRGNRVDEDEGMEDNSLYSGRETVRDFRVCVRRTEASDRCRLKGDGVLRADVESLHLLDKTGEIVYTWPYRYLRRFGRDKSTFSFEAGRRCDSGEGNFEFDTKQGNILFQTVEGAINLQRITLPHRQTSGGGLVNLEPSQSLNLSSPPHNTVPVQSRTPPPPQSRGHMPQTPTAQAEDSVYSMVNEHAVVHHKEKESSTSIQQQQQQQQRPQLSRLEPPVDKVLTGVKSLTLDTRGLPAPRKNQVKMISSCPLPHVEPGSNLAPGPGSATASNSRLSPNLSSGPSLGDTYSQITLPAAVDRSTKREKRGERGGNLAKPCTPPVINPDPEYSLPFDTIAKNVMVNILDSHQSHDSGADPVYDSIDEMKIRNVFRSNVDTTRKVEHIYDEPEGCAAPAQKLPPSVYDDPEEMRGDAWRIMGTAADPKGHEYPYNSRVDDYAVPKRPKRAFPVRQNTKEEEEEEAGEEQQVEQIQEQEEQEQEEEEEEQEHRRDSPYNNVMVKMV, from the exons ATGGAGGGGGACATCAGGAAACAAGGGATGCTCTACCTCCAGCAGCAGAGGTTTGGAAAG AAATGGAAGCGTGTGTGGTGCATGCTGTTCAGAGAAAGTTCCTGTTCCATCTCCAGACTCGAGTTCTTCGAGTGTAAAGACGCAGGACCTCTggagaaaaatgacaaaactctGCGCAAACAGCAGGAACACAAGAAG GTGATCCGTCTTGCAGACTGTATCAGGGTGACGGAGGTGGAGGCGGACGGATGTCCCAGAGACACGGGACCCTTCCTGGTGGAGACCACAGAGAAGATCTACATGTTCGCTGCAGACAGAAACCAGGTGGAAGACTGGACACACAAACTGTGTGAGATTGCCTTCCCT ATGAGCTGGGTGGAGCACGGACCAAAGAGAGGCAGCCTGCACAGAGGAAACAGGGTGGATGAAGACGAAGGGATGGAGGACAACTCGCTGTACAGCGGCAGAGAGACAG tgcgagacttcagggtgtgtgtgcGGAGGACGGAGGCGTCTGATCGCTGCAGACTGAAAGGAGACGGTGTCCTGCGAGCAGACGTGGAGTCTCTGCACCTGCTGGACAAGACAGGAGAAATCGTGTACACCTGGCCGTACAGATACCTGCGCCGCTTTGGGCGAGAcaag TCCACCTTCTCCTTCGAGGCGGGTCGAAGGTGTGACTCTGGCGAGGGGAACTTCGAGTTCGACACCAAACAGGGGAACATCCTGTTTCAGACTGTGGAAGGAGCCATCAACCTGCAGAGGATCACCCTCCCCCACAGACAGACCTCCGGTGGGGGCCTGGTGAATCTGGAGCCCTCTCAGTCTCTGAACCTGTCCTCCCCGCCCCACAACACAGTCCCGGTCCAGAGCAGAACGCCACCACCCCCTCAGTCCCGCGGCCACATGCCACAAACCCCTACTGCTCAG GCGGAAGACAGTGTGTACAGCATGGTGAACGAACATGCAGTGGTTcatcacaaagaaaaagaaagctccACTTCtatacaacagcaacaacaacaacaacaacgccCTCAACTG tctCGTCTGGAACCTCCAGTCGACAAAGTGCTGACCGGAGTGAAGAGTCTGACTCTGGACACACGTGGCCTACCTGCCCCCCGTAAGAACCAGGTAAAGATGATCTCCAGCTGCCCTCTGCCCCACGTCGAGCCCGGCTCCAACCTAGCCCCAGGCCCTGGTTCCGCCACCGCCTCCAACTCCCGCCTCAGTCCCAACCTGAGTTCCGGTCCAAGCCTTGGGGACACGTACTCCCAGATCACCCTGCCGGCTGCCGTCGATCGAAGCAccaagagggagaagagaggggagagaggagggaatCTGGCCAAGCCCTGCACCCCTCCTGTAATCAATCCAGACCCAGAGTACTCCCTCCCCTTTGACACCATTGCCAAGAACGTCATGGTGAACATCCTGGACTCCCATCAGTCTCATGACTCCGGTGCCGACCCGGTCTACGACAGCATAGACGAGATGAAGATCAGAAACGTCTTCCGGAGCAACGTGGACACTACCAGGAAGGTGGAACACATCTACGATGAGCCGGAAGGCTGTGCCGCCCCGGCCCAGAAACTGCCCCCCTCAGTGTACGATGACCCcgaggagatgagaggagacGCCTGGAGGATCATGGGCACAGCTGCCGACCCTAAAGGTCACGAATACCCGTACAACTCCCGGGTGGACGACTATGCCGTCCCCAAACGGCCAAAGAGGGCGTTTCCTGTCAGACAGAacaccaaagaagaagaagaagaggaggcgGGTGAGGAGCAGCAGGTGGAACAGATACAGGAAcaggaggaacaggaacaggaggaggaggaagaggagcaggagcacCGTCGGGATTCACCGTACAACAACGTGATGGTGAAGATGGTGTAG